TCAACCGCACTGAGCTTAAGCCCGACTACATGATCAACCGCCAGGAGCTTGCAAAGATCATCAACTCCATCGACTTCGTGCGCAAGGACAAGGACGCGACCATCACGCACGTCCACATCAAAGGCTTCGCATCACCCGAAGGCCCCTACCTCAATAACGTGCGCCTCGCCACCGGACGTACCGAGACCCTCCGCCGCTACGTGCGCGACCTCTACTCATTCCCCGACACCACCATCACCTCATCCTTCGAGCCTGAGGACTGGGCAGGACTGCGCACCTGGGTAGCCGACTCCGTAACCCCGGCACTCGCCAACCGCCAGGGACTGCTCGCGATAATCGACGGCACACTTGAGTACGATGCACGCGACCACGCGCTCCGCACCTACTACCCTGAGGATTATGCTGTCATACTCAAAGAGATATACCCATGGCTGCGCCATTCCGACTACACAGTCACCTACTCGATACGCACATACACCACTATCGATGAGATACGTGCCGCCTACAGCAGCGACCCAACACGCCTGCGTGCCATCGACTTCTACACCCTCGCACAGAGCTATCCGGTAGGGAGCCGCGAATACTGCGACGTGTTCGAGAAAGCTGTGGAGATCTATCCCGACGACCAGGGATGCAACCTTAACGCTGCCAATATCGAGATGCGGCGCGGCGAGTACGACAAGGCGCAGAGCCATCTTCTCAAGGCAGGCAACACCCCCCACGCCACCTTTGCCAGAGGGGTACTTGCAGCCCGTCGTGCCGACTACCGCGAGGCTCGCAGCCTGTTCGAGAAAGCACGCGAAGCCGGCATACCTCAGGCACAGACCTATCTCGACAAGATATCCGACATTCAGAACCACAGTGCAGTAACAGTAACAGTGCCACTGACCAAGAAATAAACATCGACCCTTAATAATAGTAACTAAACATCACATAAGATATGAACAAACTACTCACACTTTTCGTCAGTGCAGCTGCTATAGCCATGTGCTCCTGTTCCGACGACAAGCTCACAGGTGACGTACCCTACCAGCCGGAAAATCCCGACAACGGACAAAGCGTTCAGTTCACACTCTCCATCGACCTTCCTTCCGCAAAAGGATCTCGCAGCGAGACCACCGATCCTGACAACAATAACGGAAGCACCAGCAACGACGGTGTAGAGATAGGCAAGGACTATGAAAACATGATCTCCAATGCCATCGTAGTGATAGCCGATGCAACCAACAACGGATATATCACAGCAGCAGAGATCAAAAGCAACAATCTACATGC
The sequence above is drawn from the Duncaniella freteri genome and encodes:
- a CDS encoding DUF3868 domain-containing protein; protein product: MKRNHFISSLMLLAMGLTAYAGETAINASQAYTPLKVYDMAARVDESSRSIAITIDLNMADMHLSRDREMVFTPMIISENGADSLELSPIIVAGRNRYYWHMRNPEFDAPGTKVYRAGSKEHAQYKELIDFQPWMNRSTIEMRQESATCCDDPIPYPGPSRHGNVELAVIDTSRPAVEGDFVFTPPVDAGPVVKKIEGSAFVTFVVNRTELKPDYMINRQELAKIINSIDFVRKDKDATITHVHIKGFASPEGPYLNNVRLATGRTETLRRYVRDLYSFPDTTITSSFEPEDWAGLRTWVADSVTPALANRQGLLAIIDGTLEYDARDHALRTYYPEDYAVILKEIYPWLRHSDYTVTYSIRTYTTIDEIRAAYSSDPTRLRAIDFYTLAQSYPVGSREYCDVFEKAVEIYPDDQGCNLNAANIEMRRGEYDKAQSHLLKAGNTPHATFARGVLAARRADYREARSLFEKAREAGIPQAQTYLDKISDIQNHSAVTVTVPLTKK